In the Permianibacter fluminis genome, AGGCGGTCAGCCAGCGGAACTCGACCCCAACCGCCGGGGCGACCGAGCGCGTGGCCGGAATCGGTTGGTAGGCAAATCGGTAGGCGACCAGCTTGCCGCCGAGGCGCTTCCAGAGCTTCTGGAACAGGTAGAGCAGGGCGACGCCGGTGCCAAGCTCGTGGCGCAGGGCGGTCCATTTGTTGAGTGCGGAAGCCATTCCTCTTTATGAGCCTGTCGTCCTTGTTATCGGGGTCGCAGTGTTTCAGCGTGGCCGGAGCCGGTCAAGCGCTGGCCGGCAACGCTCCGGGGAAATGGCTGGCAAGGCGAGGTTGGCGTTGAGACGGCAGGGCTGGTTGTGGTATAAAGCGCACCCCGCGCTGGGACCCCGGTTGCTCTGCAAGAGCGGCCGAGCTCCATGACGCGGTATACCCCACACGCGACTCCACCAATTTCTGACCCGGGTCCTGCTTGCAGGCGGCCAGAAAGGAGCGCGGAGGCCCAACCCGACTCTCAATGAGGTCTACTATGGCTCGCGTCACTATGCGTGACATGATCCAGGCTGGCGTGCACTTCGGTCACCGCACCCGGTTCTGGAACCCGAAAATGAAACAGTACATTTTCGGTTCGCGTAACAAAATTCATATCGTCAACCTCGAACACACCCTGCCTATGTTCCAAGATGCGCTCAATTTCCTGGGCGGCATTGCGGCCAAGCGCGGCAAGATCCTGTTTGTTGGTACCAAGCGCGCAGCAGCTGACGTTGTTGCCCTGGAAGCCAAGCGTTGCGGTCAGTACTACGTCAACAACCGCTGGCTCGGCGGCATGCTGACCAACTACAAAACCGTACGCCAATCGATCAAGCGTCTGAAAGACCTCGAAGCGATGGCTGCTGACGGCACGTTCAACAAGCTGACCAAGAAAGAAGCGTTGATGCGTCAACGTGAACTGGAAAAGCTGGAAAGCTCGCTGGGCGGTATCAAGGACATGGGCGGCCTGCCGGATGTGTTGTTCGTGATCGACACCGATCATGAAAACATCGCCATCTCGGAAGCCCGCAAGCTGGGTATCCCGGTGGTTGCCGTGGTGGATACCAACTCGAATCCGGACGGCGTGGATTACGTCATTCCGGGTAACGACGACGCCATTCGCGCCATCGAACTGTACCTGCACAGCGTTGCTGACGCCGTCATCGAAGGCCGTCAAAGTGCTCCGCACGCTGACGACGCCGTTGCTGATGAGTTTGTCGAAGAAGCGCCGGTTGCTGCGACCGAGGCCGACGAAGAGGCGTAATTGCCCTTTGGCTGGACTCAAGAAAAAGGGGGCTGCGGCCCCCTTTTTTGAAACTTGTTTCTGTTCGCCTGTTGCCGTTCAAGCGATTCTGTCCAGAGCATTCTGGGCAACTGATTGCGCTGGCAGCAACAGGCAAACGATGAATGTGTTCGACCTGACTGGCTCGTGATGGCCAGTCTTCTGCAAGAGGATTCTCCCATGGAAATCACTGCTTCCCTGGTCAAAGAACTGCGTGAGCGCACCGCTGCCGGCATGATGGAGTGCAAGAAAGCACTGCAAGAAGCCAATGGCGATATCGAGCTGGCCATCGACAACATGCGCAAGTCGGGTGCCGTCAAAGCCGCCAAGAAAGCCGGCCGTATCGCCGCTGAAGGCGTCGTGGTCGGTCGCGTTGGCGCCGGCGAAGCCGTGCTGGTCGAAATCAACTGCGAAACCGATTTCGTGGCCAAGGACGCCAGCTTTGTCGCGTTCGCCAATGCCGTTGCCGATGTCGCGCTGAGCAGCAAAGTGACCGATGTCGCAGCGCTCGGCGAGGTCAAGCTGGCATCGGGCGAAAGCGTCGAAATGACCCGCGCCAACCTGGTCGCCAAGATCGGCGAAAACATGACCGTGCGTCGTCTGACCCGGCTGGCCGGCGCCAATCTGGCGACCTACAGCCACGGCGGCCGTATCGGCGTTGCTGTTGCCCTGCAAGGTGGTGACGAAGAGCTGGCCAAGCAAGTTGCCATGCACATCGCCGCCGCCAAACCGCTGGTCGTCAACCCGGAACAAATGCCGGCCGCTGACGTGGCCAAAGAGCGCGAAATCGCCACTGCCCAGGCAGCCGAATCGGGCAAGCCGGCCAACATCGTCGAGAAGATGGTGGAAGGTCGCGTCAACAAGTTCCTGAGCGAAAACAGCCTGGTTGGCCAAGCGTTTGTGATGGACCCGAACACCACCGTCGGCAACCTGCTGAAGGGCAAAGGCGCCACGGCGACCGGCTTCTTCCGCTGGGAAGTCGGCGAAGGCATCGAGAAGGCCGAAGATAACTTCGCTGCCGAAGTCGAAGCCATGAAAGCCGCCGCTATTGGTACCAAAGCCTAAGGCTGCGGTTACCGTTGCTGCCGGACTGGCGTTTTGCCTGCAGTCCGGGGCAGGCAAAAGCCCGGATTTGTGGCAGAATCCGGGCGCAAACAACCAACCCCTCTCCCAATCCGAGAGGGGTTGGCGTAATCGGGGTTTGGAAAGTCTCGTACCCCGGTGGATGCTGAATTGATTGCAGGCCGGAGGCTCGATAATGCCGGCTTGTTGCTGACCGAACCGACCCGAAAAAAAGGATGACCATGTCCGAATCGACCGAGCTCCCGTACAAACGCATCCTGCTGAAGCTGTCAGGTGAAGCCCTGATGGGCAATGAATCGTTTGGTATCGATCCGCTGGTGCTGGATCGGATGGCCGCGGAAGTGAAGTCAGTTCGGCAGATGGGCGCCCAGGTCGGTATCGTCGTTGGCGGTGGCAACTTGTTCCGCGGCGAACGGCTGGCACGCGCTGGCATGAACCGCGTCGCCGGCGACCATATGGGCATGCTGGCCACGGTGATGAACTCGCTGGCGATGCAGGATGCGCTGGAGCGCATCAAACAGCCGACCCGGGTCATGAGCGCAGTCGCGCTGGCCGGTGTTTGCGAAGATTACGATCGCCGCTTTGCCATTCGCTTCATGGAAGCGGGCAATGTGGTGATTTTCTGTGCCGGTACCGGCAATCCGTTTTTTACCACCGACACTGCAGCGGTCTTGCGCGGCATCGAGATCGAGGCCGATCTGATCCTGAAAGCGACCAAGGTCGATGGCGTCTATTCGGCCGATCCGATGAAGTTTCCGGAAGCGGTCCGCTATTCGCGTTTGTCTTACACCGAAGCGCTGGAGCGCGAGCTCGGCGTGATGGATCTGACCGCGTTCTGCCTGGCCCGTGATCACACCAAAAAAATTCGCGTGTTCAACATGAACAAGCCCGGCGCGCTGGCCGCGGTACTGAAAGGTGCCGATGAAGGCACCTTGATTGAGAAATAACACGCGGCTGACCGTTCGCCGCTGGTGAGCCTCAGCAGGCAGTTTTAGCCGACCGGGCCAACGAATGCGCAGGTCCGCGGTAAAAGTGATTCCGCCGTATCGGTGTTGCGACACCGAATAAAAAATTGCGCTTGTGGGGCACTTCCTGCCGCGCCGCCGGTCTGGCAACAGGCTGGCGAAAAACAGAAACCATGGAGACGACCATGACCATTGCCAATACCAAAACCGATGCGCAAACGCGCATGGCCAAGTCCGTCGAGTCATTGAAGGGCAATCTGGCCAAGATCCGCACCGGCCGGGCGCATCCGTCGCTGCTGGAACATATCCAGGTCAATTATTACGGCAGCATGGTGCCGTTGCAGCAAGTCGGTAACGTCAACGTGCAGGATTCGCGCACGCTGGTGATTCAGGTTTACGACAAGGGCGCGATTGCCCCGGTCGAAAAAGCCATTCATGAATCCAATCTGGGTCTGAATCCGCAAAGCGCCGGCCAGAACATCCGGGTGCCGTTGCCGCCGTTGACCGAAGAGCGCCGCAAGGAATTGGCGAAAGTGGTCAAGGGCGAAGGCGAGCAAGCCAAGGTTGCCGTGCGCAATGTTCGCCGTGATGCCAACGAAGCGTTGAAAAAACTGCTCAAGGACAAACTGGTCACCGAAGACGAAGAGCGTCGGGCCCAGGATGATGTCCAGAAACTCACCGATGGCAAAATCGCGGAGATCGACAAGCTGCTCGCCGACAAAGAGAAGGAACTGATGTCGGTGTAATCGCTTCGGCGACCACCTGCAGCAGTTACTCCGGAGGCGTTGTCCTTGTCTTCTTCAGCACCCGCCAGTCTGGTGCCGCAGCACGTTGCCATCATCATGGATGGCAACGGTCGCTGGGCCAAGCAGCGCAGCCTGCCCCGTGTTGCCGGCCACAAGGTCGGCATGGAGCGGGCGCGCGACATCACCGAGGCCGCTGGTCAGCGTGGCGTAAAGTCGCTCACGCTGTTCGCGTTTTCATCAGAAAACTGGCAACGTCCGTTCGAAGAAGTCAGCTATCTGATGGATTTGTTCGTGACCGGGCTGGAGCGTGAAGCCAAATCGCTGCACAAGAACGGTGTGCGTTTGCGGGTAATCGGTGATCGCAGTCGCTTTGCCGAAAAGCTGCAAAACCGGATGGCTGAGGCCGAAGCGCTAACGGCCGGCAATACTGCGCTGACCCTGAATATTGCGGCCAATTATGGCGGCCGCTGGGACATCATCAATGCCAGCAATCTCGCGCTCGCCGGCAAGCGTGCCGCTGGCGATTCCAGTGCGTTGCAGGAAGCGGATGTAACGCCGCATCTGGCGCTGGCCGATCAGCCGCCACTCGATTTGCTGATTCGCACTGGCGGCGAAATCCGCATCAGCAATTTCCTGCTCTGGCAGGCGGCCTATGCCGAACTCTTTTTTTCTTCCGTGCTGTGGCCCGATTTCAGCGCTGCTGAATTGGATGCAGCGATCGCCGACTATGGCCAGCGTCAACGCCGGTTTGGCAAAACCGGCGAACAAGTGGCGGAGACCAACTGATGCTTTGGCAACGTGTAATCACCGCATTGCTGCTGTTGCCGCTGGTGCTGGTGCTGGTGTTTTTTCTGCCGCTTGAACTGTTTGCCATGGCGGTGGCCTGCATCCTGGTGCTCGGTGCTCGCGAATGGGGCCGTTTCACCAGTTCGGAAAGGTCCGCTCAGTTGACCGCAATGCTGAGTTATTTCGGCGCCGCCGTGCTGCTCTGGCAGCTGTCGCCGCCGTTTGCGTTTTGGCCCAGCCTCAGCTGGCCGGAATGGTTGTGGTCCGGCGACAACTTGCCGTTACTGGTGCTCGCGCTGGCGGTATTGTTCTGGCTGTTCAGTCCGGTGCTGCTCTGGTTCTACCCGCAGCGCACCGGCTGGTGGCGTACTGCATCGGGCGTGCGGCAAGGATTGGGTGTATTGCTGCTGCTGGCAACCTGGGTTGCGCTGGTGTCGCTGCGCAAAATCGGTTTGATGCAAGGCGGTGGTGCGCTGTTTGGTTTGCCCAAAGGGGCGCTGGTGATTTTCTATGTGTTGCTGCTGGTTTGGGCTGCTGATGTTGGCGCCTATATCACCGGTAAAATGTTTGGCAAACACAAGCTGGCGCCCGCTGTCAGTCCCGGCAAAACCTGGCAAGGTTTCTGGGGGGGCTTGGTGCTGGCGTTGGTGATAGGCCATTTCGCCGCGCAGCTGTTTGACTTGTCGAGCAATTCGGTTTGGGGGTTTCGAGCGCTGATGCTCGTCACCATTATCGCGTCGGTCGTTGGCGATTTGATTGAGAGCCTGTGCAAACGCGAGGCTGGCATCAAGGATAGCGGCACGATTTTCCCCGGTCATGGTGGCATGCTGGATCGCATTGACAGTTTGATGGCCGCCGCACCGGTATTTGCACTCGGCGCGCTGCTGTTGGAGCTGCACTGATGCAACGGCTGGTCGTACTGGGCAGCACCGGGTCGATCGGCGTATCGACGCTGGATGTTGTTGCCCGCCATCCGGATCGGTTTTCGGTTGTTGCGCTGGCGGCCAAGCGCAGTACAGAACGCTTGTTTGAGCAAATTCAGCAGTTCCGGCCGCGCTACGCGGTGCTGGTCGACGAAGTGGCTGCCGCTGCTTTACGCGATAAAGTGAAGGCCGCTGGCCTTGCCACTGAAGTGTTGGCGGGTGAGCGCGCGCTGGCTGAAGTTGCCGCTCTGGCCGAAGTCGATGTCGTGATGGCGGCGATTGTCGGCGCGGCCGGTTTGCTGCCGACCTTGGCTGCCGCCCAGGCAGGCAAACGCATCCTGCTCGCCAACAAAGAAGCGCTGGTGATGTCTGGCCCGCTCTTCATGCAAGCGGTGCGTGATAACGGCGCGACGCTGCTGCCGATCGACAGCGAACACAACGCGATTTTTCAGTGTCTGCCAGCGACGGTGGCGGAGCGCGACCTGCTTGCCAATGGCGTCGAAAAAATTCTGCTGACCGCCTCGGGTGGTCCGTTTCTGCGGCGTGAACTGCGCGAGCTCGAGCGGGTGACACCTGATCAGGCGTGCGCGCATCCGACCTGGAATATGGGCCGCAAAATTTCGGTAGATTCCGCCACTTTGATGAACAAAGGGCTGGAAGTGATCGAGGCCTGTTATTTGTTCAATGCCCGGCGCGAGCAAGTGGATGTGGTCGTACATCCGCAAAGTGTCGTGCACAGTTTGGTGCGCTATGTCGATGGCTCGGTGCTGGCGCAGCTCGGCAACCCTGACATGCGGACTCCGATTGCCCATGCGCTGGCCTGGCCGGATCGCATTGCGGCTGGCGTTGCGCCGCTGGATCTGGCGCTGATCGGCAAGCTGGAATTTTTGCCGGTTGATCTGCAACGCTTCCCTTGTTTGAGTTTGGCGTATCAGGCCCTGCAGGCGGGCGGCAGCGCACCGGCTGTGTTGAACGCAGCCAATGAAGTGGCCGTTGCGGCTTTCCTCGACTCGCATTTGCCTTATCCCCGCATTGCCGCCGTCATCGCGGAAACCTTGCAACGCTGCGCGGCACCTGCTGCCGGCTCGCTGGCCGAACTGCTGGCGATTGATGCCGAAGCCCGTCGCCACGCAACTGAACTGTTGGGAGCGCGGGCCGCATGATCGCTTGGCTCTGGAATATCCTGTTTTTGTTCATCACCATCGGCGTGCTGGTCACGGTGCACGAGTTCGGCCATTTCTGGGTCGCCCGTCGGCTCGGTGTCCGGGTACTGACGTTTTCGATCGGTTTTGGCAGCGCGCTATGGTCGCGACGGGCGGCGGATGGGGTGGAATACCGCATTGCTGCCATTCCGCTCGGCGGCTACGTCAAGATGCTCGATGAGCGGGAAGCGGACGTGCCGACCGAGCAGTTGCCGCAGGCGTTCAACCGGCAGTCGGTCTGGACTCGCATCGCGGTGGCGTTGGCCGGCCCGGTGGCCAATTTCCTGTTTGCCATCATCGCGTTCGCGGCCATGTATATGGTCGGCATCCGGGATCTGAAACCGGTGCTTGGCGATGTTGCGGCGGACAGTGCCGCTGCCGCCGCAGGATTGCGTGCTGGCATGGAGGTTGTCGCGGTTGATGATGAGGCCGTGCAAACCTGGGAGGAGCTGACCTTTGCCTTGGTGGCGCGAGTGGGGTCCGAGCGGCCGGTGGAATTGCAGGCCCGGGACAACGGAGCCATTGGCCGTTATCGGCTGCCGGCGGGCGCGCTCGATTTATCAGGTTACGAAGCGGATATTGCCGGGCATGTCGGTTTGCGTGGACGGTCGTTACCGTGGCCGGCGATTATCAATAGTCTGGATGAAAATGGCGCGGCAAAACGGGCCGGAATCCAGGTTGGCGATGTCATCAGTTTATGGGATGGTGAGCCGGTTTCCGGCTTTCCCGCGCTGACTGAAAAGATAACGGCCGCCGCAGGCAAAACTGTTACACTCCGGCTGCTTCGGGCTGATGCTCCGCTGGATATTGCCGTCACAATTGCCGATGACAATGGCCGTGGTCGACTCGGTGTCGGCTCGGTCCGACCCGCGACTCCGGATGATTGGTTAGTTTTGCGGCAGCTCGGGCTATGGGATGCATTGGTTGGCGGCTGGCACAAGATGGTGGATACCAGCGCTCTGGTTCTGGATGGCTTGAGCAAACTGGTTACCGGCAAGCTGTCGCTCAAGTCTTTGAGCGGACCGGTCACCATTGCCGAAGGTGCGGGTGCCACTGCCGCGGCCGGTCCCGATCGATTTTTTTGGTTTCTGGGATTGATCAGCGTAAATCTCGGTCTCATCAACCTCATGCCCATCCCAATGTTGGATGGCGGCCACCTGCTGTATTTTGGGGTGGAGGCAGTACGCGGCCGGCCGTTGTCGGAACGCGTGCAGGAATGGGGACTGCGTATCGGGGTGGCACTGGTTGGTGCCCTGATGCTCATCGCTCTCTTTAACGATTTCGCCCGCCCGTAACGGGCTGGCTGTTGGTGTAAATAGAACAACATGAAAATCCCGTTCAAGCGTTTGTCCCTGGCTGTTCTCCTGGCGCTCGGCGCCACCCGTGTTCTGGCAATCGAGCCTTTTGTCGTGCAGGACATCGAAGTCCGTGGCCTGCAGCGGGTTGAGCTCGGCACGTTCTTTACCTATTTGCCACTGCGCGTTGGTGAAACCATTGATGATACCCGGGTGCCGCAGATCATTCGGACGCTGTACAAGCAAGGCTCGTTCGAGTCGGTCAAGCTGGAGCGTGACGGCAACAAGCTGGTGGTGGTGATCGAGGAGCGGCCGACCATTTCCACCATCGTTTTTGATGGCAACAAGCAGATCAAAACCGAGCAATTGCTGGAAGGCTTGAAGCCGATGGGTTTCGCCAAGGGCGAAGTGCTCAACCCGTCGATGCTTGCCCAAATTGTCCAAGAACTCGAACAGCAGTATTTTTCGCACGGCAAATACAGCGTCCGCATTACCCACAAAGTGGTCAAGTTGCCACGCAACCGGGTCGATGTCCGCTTCAAAGTGGTCGAGGGCGATGCGGCCGTCATTGGCGCGATCAATATCGTCGGCAACCAGGTCTTTAGTGACGAAGAACTGTTGAAACAGTTTGAATTGACCACTGGTGGCTGGTTCAGTTTCTTCACTGATGACAATCAGTACGCCAAGGAAAAGCTCTCCGGCGATTTGGAGAAGCTGCGGTCGTATTATATGGATCGCGGCTATTTGAAGTTCCAGGT is a window encoding:
- the rseP gene encoding RIP metalloprotease RseP; translation: MIAWLWNILFLFITIGVLVTVHEFGHFWVARRLGVRVLTFSIGFGSALWSRRAADGVEYRIAAIPLGGYVKMLDEREADVPTEQLPQAFNRQSVWTRIAVALAGPVANFLFAIIAFAAMYMVGIRDLKPVLGDVAADSAAAAAGLRAGMEVVAVDDEAVQTWEELTFALVARVGSERPVELQARDNGAIGRYRLPAGALDLSGYEADIAGHVGLRGRSLPWPAIINSLDENGAAKRAGIQVGDVISLWDGEPVSGFPALTEKITAAAGKTVTLRLLRADAPLDIAVTIADDNGRGRLGVGSVRPATPDDWLVLRQLGLWDALVGGWHKMVDTSALVLDGLSKLVTGKLSLKSLSGPVTIAEGAGATAAAGPDRFFWFLGLISVNLGLINLMPIPMLDGGHLLYFGVEAVRGRPLSERVQEWGLRIGVALVGALMLIALFNDFARP
- a CDS encoding phosphatidate cytidylyltransferase, which produces MLWQRVITALLLLPLVLVLVFFLPLELFAMAVACILVLGAREWGRFTSSERSAQLTAMLSYFGAAVLLWQLSPPFAFWPSLSWPEWLWSGDNLPLLVLALAVLFWLFSPVLLWFYPQRTGWWRTASGVRQGLGVLLLLATWVALVSLRKIGLMQGGGALFGLPKGALVIFYVLLLVWAADVGAYITGKMFGKHKLAPAVSPGKTWQGFWGGLVLALVIGHFAAQLFDLSSNSVWGFRALMLVTIIASVVGDLIESLCKREAGIKDSGTIFPGHGGMLDRIDSLMAAAPVFALGALLLELH
- the uppS gene encoding polyprenyl diphosphate synthase codes for the protein MSSSAPASLVPQHVAIIMDGNGRWAKQRSLPRVAGHKVGMERARDITEAAGQRGVKSLTLFAFSSENWQRPFEEVSYLMDLFVTGLEREAKSLHKNGVRLRVIGDRSRFAEKLQNRMAEAEALTAGNTALTLNIAANYGGRWDIINASNLALAGKRAAGDSSALQEADVTPHLALADQPPLDLLIRTGGEIRISNFLLWQAAYAELFFSSVLWPDFSAAELDAAIADYGQRQRRFGKTGEQVAETN
- the rpsB gene encoding 30S ribosomal protein S2, with the translated sequence MARVTMRDMIQAGVHFGHRTRFWNPKMKQYIFGSRNKIHIVNLEHTLPMFQDALNFLGGIAAKRGKILFVGTKRAAADVVALEAKRCGQYYVNNRWLGGMLTNYKTVRQSIKRLKDLEAMAADGTFNKLTKKEALMRQRELEKLESSLGGIKDMGGLPDVLFVIDTDHENIAISEARKLGIPVVAVVDTNSNPDGVDYVIPGNDDAIRAIELYLHSVADAVIEGRQSAPHADDAVADEFVEEAPVAATEADEEA
- the pyrH gene encoding UMP kinase — encoded protein: MTMSESTELPYKRILLKLSGEALMGNESFGIDPLVLDRMAAEVKSVRQMGAQVGIVVGGGNLFRGERLARAGMNRVAGDHMGMLATVMNSLAMQDALERIKQPTRVMSAVALAGVCEDYDRRFAIRFMEAGNVVIFCAGTGNPFFTTDTAAVLRGIEIEADLILKATKVDGVYSADPMKFPEAVRYSRLSYTEALERELGVMDLTAFCLARDHTKKIRVFNMNKPGALAAVLKGADEGTLIEK
- the tsf gene encoding translation elongation factor Ts, with amino-acid sequence MEITASLVKELRERTAAGMMECKKALQEANGDIELAIDNMRKSGAVKAAKKAGRIAAEGVVVGRVGAGEAVLVEINCETDFVAKDASFVAFANAVADVALSSKVTDVAALGEVKLASGESVEMTRANLVAKIGENMTVRRLTRLAGANLATYSHGGRIGVAVALQGGDEELAKQVAMHIAAAKPLVVNPEQMPAADVAKEREIATAQAAESGKPANIVEKMVEGRVNKFLSENSLVGQAFVMDPNTTVGNLLKGKGATATGFFRWEVGEGIEKAEDNFAAEVEAMKAAAIGTKA
- the ispC gene encoding 1-deoxy-D-xylulose-5-phosphate reductoisomerase, with translation MQRLVVLGSTGSIGVSTLDVVARHPDRFSVVALAAKRSTERLFEQIQQFRPRYAVLVDEVAAAALRDKVKAAGLATEVLAGERALAEVAALAEVDVVMAAIVGAAGLLPTLAAAQAGKRILLANKEALVMSGPLFMQAVRDNGATLLPIDSEHNAIFQCLPATVAERDLLANGVEKILLTASGGPFLRRELRELERVTPDQACAHPTWNMGRKISVDSATLMNKGLEVIEACYLFNARREQVDVVVHPQSVVHSLVRYVDGSVLAQLGNPDMRTPIAHALAWPDRIAAGVAPLDLALIGKLEFLPVDLQRFPCLSLAYQALQAGGSAPAVLNAANEVAVAAFLDSHLPYPRIAAVIAETLQRCAAPAAGSLAELLAIDAEARRHATELLGARAA
- the frr gene encoding ribosome recycling factor, giving the protein MTIANTKTDAQTRMAKSVESLKGNLAKIRTGRAHPSLLEHIQVNYYGSMVPLQQVGNVNVQDSRTLVIQVYDKGAIAPVEKAIHESNLGLNPQSAGQNIRVPLPPLTEERRKELAKVVKGEGEQAKVAVRNVRRDANEALKKLLKDKLVTEDEERRAQDDVQKLTDGKIAEIDKLLADKEKELMSV